The proteins below are encoded in one region of Segatella copri:
- a CDS encoding beta-1,6-N-acetylglucosaminyltransferase produces MKHCILMTVYKDVEQINRIIEFAPENFDFYVHIDKKSKLTRSDISKRANVFSEYRIYWGAVEHLKAFLFLMNKAFHSGKQYDFYHLITGQDFYATSFDNFEKLLDKDKIYISYFNLPRKKWWHGGLAIVRYKSFASKLDLRKRSCKVLNYLYYICQRLFTRGYDLPSYRLYGGLVYCSICGGAIKWVLDSDISRDLLNRLENTTCGEEVFFQTVLLNSPFSENIINNNLRIMDWNVKSPPKVLREEDFHKIIDSRCLFCRKVDSKSSKMLIKLLMNKFCLG; encoded by the coding sequence ATGAAGCATTGTATTTTAATGACGGTTTATAAAGATGTTGAACAAATAAACCGCATAATAGAGTTTGCACCAGAAAACTTTGATTTTTATGTTCATATTGATAAAAAATCAAAGTTAACTCGTTCTGATATATCTAAACGAGCTAATGTCTTTAGTGAGTATCGAATATACTGGGGAGCTGTAGAACATTTAAAGGCATTTCTTTTCTTAATGAATAAAGCATTTCATTCAGGAAAGCAATATGATTTTTACCATCTAATAACAGGACAGGATTTTTATGCTACTTCATTTGACAACTTTGAAAAACTTCTGGATAAAGATAAAATATATATAAGTTATTTCAATTTGCCAAGAAAAAAATGGTGGCATGGAGGACTTGCAATAGTTCGTTATAAAAGTTTCGCCTCGAAATTAGATTTGAGAAAACGTAGTTGTAAAGTTTTGAATTATTTATATTATATCTGTCAACGTCTTTTTACAAGAGGATATGATTTGCCTTCATATAGACTTTATGGAGGTTTGGTATATTGTTCAATTTGTGGGGGGGCAATAAAATGGGTCCTAGATTCTGATATTTCTAGAGATTTATTGAACCGCTTAGAAAACACAACTTGTGGTGAAGAAGTGTTTTTTCAAACAGTGTTACTGAATTCTCCATTTTCAGAAAATATCATAAATAATAATCTTCGTATTATGGATTGGAATGTTAAAAGTCCTCCAAAGGTATTAAGAGAAGAGGATTTCCATAAGATTATAGATAGCCGCTGTTTGTTTTGTCGAAAAGTGGATTCTAAATCATCTAAAATGCTAATTAAATTACTGATGAACAAATTTTGTTTAGGATGA
- a CDS encoding transcription termination/antitermination NusG family protein, whose translation MDVTKIENQVSAPQMGDDGEAVLKNPQNEALGHENEPKMPDDAGWYVAVVRCNCENTIGKTLELYFQRHKIWFEYWVPMQRMVVIDKRSNKRRVKEKVLLTTFIFCHVSPDHLDTIRFRPDVYKMLTMPGYREIYRISDKELNDYRSLVENPDLPVTPCSGPLRKGQKVRITEGKMAGLEAYVQRLSGKKATIGNEIKYISGATIEIDRGFLETVE comes from the coding sequence ATGGACGTGACAAAAATAGAGAATCAGGTTTCGGCTCCTCAGATGGGGGACGACGGCGAAGCCGTGCTTAAAAATCCCCAAAATGAGGCATTGGGACATGAAAATGAGCCAAAAATGCCCGATGATGCAGGTTGGTATGTCGCTGTCGTAAGGTGCAACTGCGAGAATACCATCGGTAAAACCCTTGAACTTTATTTCCAAAGACATAAGATTTGGTTTGAATATTGGGTTCCTATGCAAAGAATGGTAGTCATTGACAAACGAAGCAACAAGCGAAGAGTCAAGGAAAAGGTCTTGCTTACCACCTTTATCTTCTGTCATGTCAGTCCCGACCATCTCGACACCATCCGTTTTCGTCCCGATGTCTATAAGATGCTCACAATGCCAGGCTATCGTGAAATTTACCGCATCAGCGATAAAGAGCTGAACGATTATCGTAGCCTTGTGGAAAATCCAGACCTTCCTGTCACTCCTTGCTCAGGTCCTTTACGTAAGGGACAGAAAGTAAGAATTACCGAAGGCAAAATGGCAGGATTGGAAGCATACGTGCAACGTCTATCTGGTAAGAAAGCCACCATCGGCAATGAAATCAAGTATATCAGCGGTGCAACCATTGAGATAGACAGAGGCTTCTTGGAGACGGTGGAGTGA
- the rfbC gene encoding dTDP-4-dehydrorhamnose 3,5-epimerase, protein MEIIKTEIDGVLIIEPRLFKDSRGYFFESFSQREFDEKVAPILGHKINFCQDNESMSSYGVMRGLHFQRPPFTQTKLVRCVKGAVLDVAVDIRKGSPTYGKHVAVELTEDNHRQFFIPKGFAHGFAVLSETAVFQYKCDNFYHPEADGGISILDDSLGIDWKIPTEHANLSDKDMKHAMLKGFDSPFDINVDLYQ, encoded by the coding sequence ATGGAAATAATTAAAACAGAAATAGATGGCGTACTCATTATAGAGCCACGCCTCTTCAAAGACTCTCGTGGTTATTTCTTCGAGAGCTTCTCACAGCGAGAATTCGATGAGAAAGTAGCCCCAATCTTGGGACATAAGATAAACTTCTGCCAGGACAATGAGAGCATGAGTTCTTATGGCGTAATGCGTGGCTTGCATTTCCAGCGTCCACCATTCACACAAACTAAGCTGGTTCGCTGTGTCAAGGGAGCTGTGCTTGATGTTGCAGTGGATATTCGTAAGGGGTCTCCAACCTACGGCAAGCATGTGGCAGTAGAACTGACAGAAGATAATCATCGCCAGTTCTTCATTCCAAAGGGCTTTGCCCACGGCTTCGCAGTTCTCTCAGAAACTGCTGTCTTCCAATACAAGTGTGATAATTTCTATCACCCAGAAGCAGATGGTGGTATCAGCATTCTCGATGATAGCCTTGGTATCGATTGGAAAATTCCAACCGAGCATGCCAATCTTTCCGACAAGGATATGAAGCATGCGATGTTGAAAGGCTTTGATAGTCCATTCGATATCAATGTCGATTTGTATCAGTAA
- a CDS encoding cytidylyltransferase domain-containing protein → MEKIAFFLPTRKGSERVKNKNTRPFAGMDGGLIENKIKQLLGTKLIDEIILSTNDEKCMEVAQKYASDKRLRIIPRPDELCLSSTNLQDLICYVPTITDANHILWGHVTTPLAGAEEYDKGIELYLSKLNEGYDSLVGVTELKNFLLNKEGKLVNNTTDIPWPRTQDLEPLYEINHTMFLAKREVYTELKNRLGNKVLLHVMDEIHSKDIDWEDDFTIAEIMYKNLYENK, encoded by the coding sequence ATGGAAAAAATAGCATTTTTTTTGCCAACTCGCAAAGGTAGTGAACGAGTAAAGAATAAAAATACTCGTCCTTTTGCCGGCATGGATGGAGGCCTTATTGAGAATAAGATAAAACAACTCTTGGGAACAAAGTTGATAGATGAGATTATTCTTTCTACCAATGATGAGAAGTGTATGGAAGTAGCGCAAAAATATGCTTCAGATAAGAGATTGCGTATTATTCCAAGACCTGATGAACTCTGTCTTAGTTCTACTAATTTGCAGGATTTGATTTGTTATGTTCCAACCATTACGGATGCAAACCACATTCTTTGGGGACATGTAACAACCCCTTTGGCTGGAGCAGAAGAATATGACAAGGGTATAGAGTTGTATCTCTCCAAGCTCAATGAGGGGTATGATTCTCTGGTTGGTGTGACTGAACTGAAAAACTTCTTGTTGAATAAAGAGGGTAAGTTGGTGAATAATACAACGGATATTCCTTGGCCACGTACTCAGGATTTGGAGCCTTTGTATGAAATCAATCATACAATGTTCCTTGCAAAACGAGAGGTTTATACAGAATTGAAGAATCGCTTAGGTAATAAAGTTCTCCTTCATGTGATGGATGAGATTCATTCAAAGGACATTGACTGGGAGGATGATTTTACTATTGCAGAAATTATGTATAAGAATTTGTATGAAAACAAATAA
- a CDS encoding glycosyltransferase family 52: protein MEIQVEELKDKNMKYHRVCFPGSLYVFTFYLLISSKEEILDTIYFFDKNIEESIRNKMPKVRFLKDNFKNRFVLALSSFFNKFIYPELKNADIFGLDFRWNILRGHKMNYIEDAPMIFDIWETGPMFQDYLKTKKGNIFKKIIRRLLFGDYYGFPVATSSMVSDIYTSFPAEKIYLQNKVHHVVDLNKKWAESSLEKKDLILSIFDISQESLAKIQAKKIILLTQAFSDDHFVTEEEQVEIYRKILSNYDEDDVVIKPHPRDKIDYRKFFPKVMYFDKTVAMQFLAILGIKFERVVTVSSSAALSFGIDIPIDWYGYRVHPGILKGEGVRTLEDAKKNYLKSHGKK, encoded by the coding sequence ATGGAAATACAAGTGGAAGAGTTAAAAGATAAAAATATGAAATATCACAGAGTTTGTTTTCCTGGTTCTCTATATGTATTTACTTTTTATTTATTGATTTCAAGTAAAGAAGAAATTTTAGATACAATTTATTTTTTTGATAAAAATATTGAAGAATCAATAAGAAACAAAATGCCTAAAGTACGTTTCTTAAAAGATAATTTCAAGAATCGTTTTGTTTTGGCTTTAAGTTCATTCTTTAATAAATTTATATATCCTGAACTTAAAAATGCAGATATATTTGGGCTAGATTTTAGATGGAATATTTTACGAGGGCATAAGATGAATTATATAGAAGATGCTCCTATGATTTTTGATATTTGGGAGACTGGTCCAATGTTTCAAGATTATTTGAAAACTAAAAAAGGGAATATCTTTAAAAAAATAATTCGTAGATTATTATTTGGAGACTATTATGGTTTTCCTGTAGCTACATCTTCAATGGTTTCAGATATTTATACATCTTTTCCTGCAGAAAAGATATATTTGCAAAACAAGGTTCATCACGTTGTTGATTTGAATAAAAAATGGGCTGAGAGTTCTCTGGAAAAGAAAGATTTAATACTTTCAATATTTGATATTTCGCAAGAGAGTTTGGCAAAAATACAAGCTAAAAAAATCATATTGTTGACTCAAGCATTTTCTGACGATCATTTTGTTACAGAGGAAGAACAAGTGGAGATTTACCGCAAAATTCTCTCCAATTATGATGAAGATGATGTTGTTATTAAACCCCATCCACGTGATAAAATAGATTATCGTAAATTTTTTCCAAAAGTAATGTACTTCGATAAAACAGTAGCTATGCAGTTTCTCGCGATTTTAGGAATTAAGTTTGAGAGGGTTGTTACTGTTTCTTCTTCGGCAGCTTTATCTTTTGGTATTGATATTCCAATTGATTGGTATGGTTATAGGGTACATCCAGGAATATTGAAAGGTGAAGGGGTAAGGACATTGGAAGATGCTAAGAAAAATTATCTGAAGTCGCATGGGAAGAAATAA
- a CDS encoding site-specific integrase: MSRNKKTSESLFQFMNLLIVLLLKNGQYRTSLHYKATLNSFKRYRDNKDIALREIDAEVMRSYEAYLHHTAEVCKNTSSFYLRILRATYNKAVAKGLTPQQHPFTNVYTGIAPTRKRAIPTEDVSQIKSLQSVKDLTPKEEMARDAFLMSFYLRGISFIDLAHLRKSDLKDGYLHYTRSKTGQRLTIRWEKDMQEMLEKYQAQTASSPYLFPFLVDAGNKSHDKTIDKKQEEVRLYHNAESRISYHLRKFGAKIGIKGKLTLYVARHSWATAARDNDISISVISEALGHHSETTTQIYLNSIKSSEVDDANAKILAAL; the protein is encoded by the coding sequence ATGTCAAGAAACAAGAAAACATCAGAGTCGTTATTCCAGTTCATGAACCTCCTCATCGTCCTGTTGCTGAAGAACGGGCAATACCGCACCTCACTGCATTACAAGGCAACCCTCAACAGCTTTAAGCGATACCGAGACAACAAGGATATTGCCCTAAGAGAGATTGATGCTGAAGTGATGCGCTCGTATGAGGCGTATCTGCATCATACAGCGGAGGTATGCAAAAACACCAGTTCCTTTTATCTCCGCATCCTCCGTGCCACCTATAACAAAGCTGTGGCAAAGGGACTGACGCCACAGCAGCATCCCTTCACGAATGTCTATACCGGTATTGCCCCAACCCGCAAGAGAGCCATACCTACAGAGGATGTCAGCCAGATCAAGAGTCTGCAATCTGTTAAGGATCTCACTCCCAAAGAAGAGATGGCAAGAGATGCATTCCTGATGAGTTTCTATCTGCGTGGTATCTCATTCATCGACCTGGCTCATCTCCGCAAATCCGACCTCAAGGACGGTTATCTCCATTACACCCGAAGCAAGACAGGTCAACGCCTCACCATCCGATGGGAGAAGGATATGCAGGAGATGTTGGAAAAGTATCAGGCGCAGACTGCCTCCTCACCTTATCTCTTCCCTTTCCTTGTTGATGCTGGAAACAAAAGTCATGACAAAACTATTGACAAAAAGCAGGAAGAAGTGCGCCTGTATCACAATGCAGAATCCCGTATTTCCTACCATCTCAGGAAGTTTGGTGCTAAGATAGGAATCAAGGGCAAGCTCACTCTCTATGTTGCCCGCCATTCCTGGGCAACGGCAGCAAGAGACAATGATATCTCCATTTCCGTCATCAGCGAGGCATTGGGACATCATTCTGAAACCACCACACAAATCTATCTCAATTCCATCAAAAGCTCAGAAGTAGATGATGCCAACGCCAAGATACTGGCAGCCCTATAA
- a CDS encoding glycosyltransferase family 4 protein produces MKNICFITSGVLPVPAVKGGAIELLIQQLCEDNEKNPHFELTVITKKDQSGMAAQQPYRHTHFENYVQWGGLYHKLAWKARGLMRRLTGKPFPQFHTYEFQVLQYMKKEGKKFDVVIAEGCDMELMYRISPLLGKDKVCLHLHCELFADAQCDNAFGHLIGVSDFVRKAYLSTSKTMPGKKTHVLLNGVDANRFRKPFPKEEKLALRHQLGFADDDFVVVFCGRIIPVKGVLELMQAILKIDNPKIKLLVIGSSDFGNGNLNDYSKKVQKVSLENADRIVYTGFIDNADLYKFYQLSSIGTVPSLWNEACALVTLEMMHCGLPTIATKVGGNPELFTDGTTLFIPFDNHVVDNLCANIIRLYDDESLRKQMSEKALERATLFTREIYFSNFCKVIEDVLEE; encoded by the coding sequence ATGAAGAATATTTGTTTTATAACATCAGGTGTACTTCCTGTACCTGCAGTAAAAGGTGGAGCCATAGAACTGTTGATTCAGCAACTATGTGAGGACAATGAAAAGAATCCTCACTTTGAACTGACTGTTATCACGAAGAAAGACCAGTCTGGAATGGCTGCTCAACAGCCTTATCGCCACACTCATTTTGAAAACTATGTTCAATGGGGCGGGCTGTATCATAAACTGGCTTGGAAAGCTCGTGGACTGATGAGAAGATTAACAGGAAAGCCTTTCCCACAGTTTCATACTTACGAGTTCCAGGTACTACAGTATATGAAAAAAGAAGGGAAAAAGTTTGACGTGGTTATTGCTGAGGGGTGTGATATGGAACTGATGTATCGTATTTCCCCATTGTTAGGTAAGGATAAAGTTTGCTTGCATCTTCATTGCGAATTGTTTGCTGATGCGCAATGTGATAATGCTTTTGGGCATCTGATAGGAGTAAGTGATTTCGTAAGAAAGGCATATCTGTCAACTTCAAAGACAATGCCAGGGAAAAAAACTCATGTGCTGCTGAATGGAGTGGATGCCAACAGATTCAGAAAGCCATTCCCTAAGGAAGAAAAACTGGCATTACGACATCAATTGGGTTTTGCTGATGATGATTTTGTTGTCGTGTTTTGTGGTCGAATTATTCCTGTAAAGGGTGTGTTGGAGCTGATGCAAGCTATCCTCAAGATAGATAATCCAAAAATAAAGCTATTGGTCATTGGTTCTTCTGATTTTGGTAATGGAAACTTGAATGATTATTCCAAGAAAGTTCAAAAAGTCTCATTGGAAAATGCTGACCGAATAGTTTATACAGGCTTTATAGATAATGCTGATTTGTATAAGTTCTATCAGCTCAGTTCCATAGGGACGGTACCGTCCCTATGGAACGAGGCCTGCGCCCTCGTTACATTAGAGATGATGCATTGTGGATTGCCTACAATAGCGACCAAGGTCGGAGGAAATCCTGAGTTGTTTACCGATGGAACGACTTTATTCATACCTTTCGACAATCATGTGGTTGATAATTTATGTGCAAATATAATTCGTCTATATGATGACGAGAGTCTTCGCAAGCAAATGTCTGAAAAGGCCTTAGAACGTGCAACTCTGTTCACCCGAGAAATCTATTTTAGTAATTTCTGTAAAGTAATAGAAGATGTTTTAGAAGAGTAA
- a CDS encoding sugar kinase produces the protein MKTNKVVTFGEIMVRLGAPDYLKLIQSNSLDVSYAGAEANVAVSLAHYGISTDYVTCLPNNPIAERCIMELRGHDVGVDYIQRSGKRMGILYLETGSNMRPSKVFYDREYSSIAMIEPDSINWYEILKDATWFHWTGITPALSQNAADECLKAIQVANELGVMVSCDINYRGNLWKYGKDASEVMPALVEGCDLIMGNEEDCEKVFGIKPKNFDADNTKGSINQSTFESVCQQMMTRFPRCKKMAVTLRGAINANHNTWCGILYDGKQLYQSAKYDITDIVDRVGGGDSFMGGLIYGLLHYEDNQKALDFAAAASAYKHTLKGDFNWATVEEVESLMNGNTSGRVKR, from the coding sequence ATGAAAACAAATAAAGTTGTAACATTTGGAGAAATCATGGTGCGCTTAGGCGCACCTGATTATCTCAAATTAATACAGAGCAATAGCCTGGATGTTAGTTATGCTGGTGCAGAAGCTAACGTTGCAGTTAGTCTTGCTCATTATGGTATATCTACCGACTACGTTACTTGTTTGCCAAATAATCCCATAGCAGAACGTTGCATCATGGAATTACGAGGTCATGATGTAGGTGTAGATTATATTCAACGTTCAGGTAAACGAATGGGTATACTCTATCTGGAGACAGGTAGTAACATGCGACCATCCAAGGTTTTTTATGATCGTGAATATTCTTCAATAGCGATGATAGAACCTGATAGCATCAATTGGTATGAGATATTGAAAGATGCAACATGGTTTCATTGGACAGGCATTACTCCAGCCTTGTCACAAAATGCAGCTGATGAATGTTTGAAAGCTATTCAAGTAGCTAATGAATTGGGAGTAATGGTATCGTGTGATATCAATTATCGTGGCAATCTGTGGAAATATGGCAAGGACGCTTCTGAAGTGATGCCAGCTTTGGTTGAAGGATGTGATTTAATCATGGGTAATGAAGAAGATTGCGAAAAGGTTTTTGGTATCAAACCAAAGAACTTTGATGCAGACAATACGAAAGGTAGTATCAACCAGAGTACTTTTGAGTCCGTTTGTCAGCAGATGATGACTCGTTTCCCTCGTTGCAAAAAAATGGCAGTAACACTACGTGGTGCTATCAATGCCAATCATAATACCTGGTGTGGTATCCTTTATGATGGAAAGCAACTATATCAGTCTGCCAAGTATGATATCACGGATATCGTAGATAGAGTAGGTGGTGGTGATTCCTTTATGGGAGGCTTGATTTACGGATTGCTTCATTATGAGGATAATCAAAAAGCTTTGGACTTTGCAGCTGCAGCTAGTGCTTATAAGCATACGTTGAAAGGTGATTTCAATTGGGCAACAGTAGAAGAAGTTGAATCCTTAATGAATGGAAATACAAGTGGAAGAGTTAAAAGATAA
- a CDS encoding polysaccharide biosynthesis C-terminal domain-containing protein, translated as MGRNKKLAKNVVFILIGNIGSKLVGFFMLPLYTAWLSPEDYGLTDLLTVYASLLLNVVACDVSDAIYIFPIKASREKVKAYYSSGFFFQIICSLLCAVVFGLVSKIPLHNTFVDNIWYIYGILISGLFQKYTQDFCRGINKMSVFSFTGIIQTFTTAGLSIAFIPRFGVYGFVVATIVSNLATALFTFFYSKSYEYLSVTNIQLKSLKELLQFSIPLIPTAVLWWLVSGLNRPLLEQYAGLFALGLMAVASKLPTIMNLVFTFFQQAWIVTVVEEFKKEDFCEYFNKMYRLIMAVQIVACMGIVVFAHPFIKLMTNERYNDAWMYIPLLALSVIFSNMSAFLGTVFSASKQTKFTFYSVVVGGLAALGLNYLLIPYWGLWGACFAIVLSQLICALSRLYYSRKIVRFTSVAFSVKQCLLFVLIYICSLIFEHITLIMSYIICVLLYYWFNKDILLMAFNVVREKIIKK; from the coding sequence ATGGGAAGAAATAAAAAATTAGCAAAGAATGTTGTATTTATTCTGATAGGGAACATTGGGTCGAAATTGGTAGGCTTTTTTATGCTTCCTCTTTATACGGCATGGCTTTCACCAGAGGATTATGGCTTGACAGATTTGCTGACTGTTTATGCCAGTTTGCTTTTAAATGTTGTTGCCTGTGATGTAAGCGATGCCATATACATCTTTCCTATTAAAGCATCCAGGGAGAAAGTGAAAGCCTATTATTCTAGTGGCTTTTTCTTTCAGATAATATGTAGTCTGTTGTGTGCGGTTGTATTTGGCTTGGTCTCGAAAATTCCATTACACAATACGTTTGTAGATAATATTTGGTACATATATGGCATATTGATTTCTGGTCTGTTTCAAAAATACACGCAAGATTTTTGCCGTGGAATAAACAAAATGTCAGTGTTCAGTTTCACTGGTATTATTCAGACTTTTACAACAGCAGGTTTGTCAATAGCATTTATACCTAGATTTGGAGTTTATGGATTTGTTGTTGCAACAATCGTTTCAAATTTAGCGACAGCATTGTTTACATTCTTTTATTCTAAGTCATATGAATATTTATCTGTTACTAATATTCAGTTAAAATCATTGAAAGAACTGTTGCAATTTTCTATACCTTTAATTCCAACAGCCGTTTTATGGTGGCTTGTTTCTGGTTTAAATAGACCGCTTCTTGAACAATATGCAGGGTTGTTTGCATTGGGTTTGATGGCAGTAGCCTCAAAATTGCCAACAATAATGAATCTTGTCTTTACCTTTTTCCAACAGGCTTGGATTGTTACTGTTGTTGAGGAATTCAAGAAGGAAGATTTTTGTGAATATTTTAATAAAATGTATAGGTTAATCATGGCTGTACAGATAGTAGCTTGTATGGGAATAGTTGTGTTTGCTCATCCTTTTATTAAGTTAATGACTAATGAAAGATATAATGATGCATGGATGTATATTCCTCTGTTGGCTTTATCTGTCATTTTTTCAAATATGAGTGCATTCTTAGGAACAGTTTTCTCTGCTTCCAAGCAAACTAAGTTTACTTTTTATTCGGTAGTTGTTGGAGGATTGGCTGCCTTGGGATTGAATTACTTACTCATTCCTTATTGGGGATTATGGGGAGCTTGCTTTGCTATCGTACTGTCCCAGTTGATATGCGCTTTGTCAAGATTATACTATTCAAGAAAAATAGTAAGGTTTACAAGTGTCGCATTTTCGGTAAAGCAATGCTTGTTATTTGTGTTGATTTATATCTGCTCATTAATCTTTGAGCATATCACATTGATAATGTCATATATAATATGTGTTTTATTATATTATTGGTTTAACAAGGACATACTTCTTATGGCTTTCAATGTTGTAAGAGAAAAAATAATAAAAAAATGA
- a CDS encoding aldolase catalytic domain-containing protein: MNTKILDCTLRDGGYYTNWDFSSDVVKTYIETTNKLPVDYLEVGYRNKPTKEYMGKFGYTPVSILKKLRKSSNKKLAVMLNEKSTLPEDLDELLTPINGLADMVRLAVDPRNFERAVVLAKAVKAMGFEVAFNTMYMSKWSTEYKGFLDNLSEIDGVADLFCMVDSFGGITPTEVRDITAKVKANTTCAVGFHGHNNLQLGLINTLTAIECGVDFVDATALGMGRGAGNLNMELLLTYLKNEGLDVDFNVLGDYVSNFQPLLDKYQWGTNLPYMISGANRIPQKEVMEWVTNRAYSFNSIVRALDNKRNCVADNAHYPLLDTETTDKVLIIGGGNSAIEHQEAIKEYLKSHPNVAVIFVTCRHAASYLDIENDKYYCLVGNEAKRMKRNINAEEFNGKCVLAPFPRKMGTEVPDFAEDSTYELKDIVFTNDYLDSCTAIALQIALDLEAKDIFVIGYDGYKGEVLSEKEMDLTNENRTLFNGFVTYFNKPLISLTDTLYKELEVKSIYQFI, encoded by the coding sequence ATGAATACAAAAATTTTAGATTGTACCCTTCGTGATGGTGGTTACTATACGAATTGGGATTTTAGTTCTGATGTTGTCAAGACTTATATCGAGACAACCAATAAACTTCCTGTAGATTACTTGGAAGTTGGTTATCGTAATAAACCAACTAAAGAATATATGGGAAAGTTTGGTTATACACCAGTTTCCATATTGAAGAAGTTGCGTAAGAGTTCTAATAAGAAGCTTGCGGTAATGCTGAATGAAAAAAGTACATTGCCAGAAGATTTAGATGAACTTCTTACTCCAATTAATGGGTTGGCTGACATGGTTCGTTTGGCAGTCGATCCACGGAATTTCGAACGTGCTGTTGTTTTGGCTAAGGCTGTAAAGGCTATGGGATTTGAAGTGGCATTCAATACCATGTATATGTCAAAATGGAGTACAGAGTATAAGGGATTCTTGGATAATCTTTCGGAGATTGATGGAGTTGCTGATTTGTTCTGTATGGTGGATTCATTTGGTGGTATTACTCCAACAGAAGTAAGAGACATTACTGCAAAGGTGAAGGCGAATACCACTTGTGCTGTAGGATTCCATGGACACAACAACTTGCAGCTCGGCTTGATTAATACTTTGACAGCTATTGAATGCGGTGTAGACTTTGTTGATGCTACTGCTTTGGGTATGGGAAGAGGTGCAGGTAACCTGAATATGGAATTGCTTCTTACTTATCTTAAAAACGAAGGCTTGGATGTTGATTTCAATGTATTAGGTGATTATGTTTCCAACTTCCAACCATTGCTTGATAAATATCAGTGGGGCACTAATCTGCCATATATGATTTCCGGTGCCAATCGAATTCCACAGAAGGAAGTTATGGAATGGGTAACCAACCGAGCATATAGTTTCAATAGCATAGTTAGAGCTTTGGATAACAAACGTAATTGTGTTGCTGATAATGCGCATTATCCTCTTTTGGATACAGAAACAACAGATAAGGTCTTGATTATTGGAGGTGGTAATTCTGCTATTGAGCATCAAGAAGCTATCAAGGAGTATCTGAAATCCCATCCAAACGTTGCTGTGATTTTTGTCACTTGCCGTCATGCAGCTTCTTATCTTGATATTGAAAATGATAAGTATTATTGTCTCGTAGGAAATGAAGCGAAGCGAATGAAACGAAATATCAATGCAGAAGAATTCAATGGTAAGTGTGTTTTGGCTCCTTTCCCAAGAAAGATGGGAACTGAAGTTCCTGATTTTGCGGAAGACTCAACATATGAGCTAAAAGACATTGTATTTACAAATGATTACTTAGATTCTTGTACAGCTATTGCTTTACAAATAGCATTGGATTTGGAGGCTAAAGATATTTTTGTTATTGGATATGATGGTTATAAGGGAGAAGTCCTTTCTGAAAAGGAAATGGACTTAACCAATGAAAACAGAACTTTGTTTAATGGTTTTGTAACTTATTTCAACAAACCATTGATTTCCTTGACAGATACATTATACAAAGAACTAGAAGTTAAATCAATATATCAGTTTATATAA